Proteins encoded in a region of the Natator depressus isolate rNatDep1 chromosome 23, rNatDep2.hap1, whole genome shotgun sequence genome:
- the LOC141976885 gene encoding T-cell-interacting, activating receptor on myeloid cells protein 1-like, protein MGKKGAERITGFLGLQPPAQFLIPLALGPQAEWSWTLGCWWQRWGASHCPIMVSALTVILLSCWLAGHRVVWGGRQFLTPTVWPSTVVALGGSITIRCEEPSYPKPSISLSPSGGVSLGGAVSVWCRGQHRDMRFVLNKEGRHFQTVDPKGFEAVFPISNVSREDGGSYSCSYHSRSKPSAASSPSDPVELVVRDPSLPRPSISLSPTGVTTPGANVTIRCEGQRRDVRFFLHKAGDLNPPRDMDPAGDGAEFHIPSVGRQHGGNYSCSYRPRSEPFVSSDPSDPVELVVAAAPPGTPGFHRCQHRVPGAERHGPAHHGTNPA, encoded by the exons ATGGGGAAGAAAGGGGCCGAGCGCATCACGGgcttcctggggctgcagcccccggCGCAGTTCCTCATTCCGCTTGCACTCGGGCCTCAGGCTGAGTGGAGCTGGACACTGGGGTGTTGGTGGCAGCGCTGGGGGGCCTCCCACTGCCCCATCATGGTGTCTGCTCTCACCGTCATCCTCCTCA gctgctggctggcgGGGCACAGAGTGGTGTGGGGAG GGCGACAATTTCTCACGCCCACCGTCTGGCCCAGCACGGTGGTGGCGCTCGGGGGAAGCATCACCATCCGTTGTGAGG agcccagctacCCCAAACCCAGCATCTCCCTGAGCCCCAgcgggggggtctccctgggggGAGCCGTGTCCGTCTGGTGTCGGGGGCAGCACCGGGACATGCGGTTCGTGCTGAATAAAGAGGGACGCCATTTCCAAACTGTGGATCCGAAGGGGTTTGAGGCTGTGTTTCCCATCAGCAACGTGAGCCGGGAGGACGGCGGGAGCTACAGCTGCTCCTATCACAGCAGATCAAAGCCGTCCGCCGCATCGTCCCCCAGCGACCCcgtggagctggtggtgagag ATCCCAGCCTGCCCAGACCCTCCATCTCTCTGAGCCCCACTGGGGTCACCACCCCAGGGGCAAACGTCACCATCCGGTGTGAGGGGCAGCGCCGGGACGTGAGGTTCTTCCTGCACAAGGCTGGAGACCTGAACCCGCCGCGAGACATGGACCCTGCTGGGGACGGGGCCGAGTTCCACATCCCCAGCGTGGGCCGGCAGCATGGAGGGAACTACAGCTGCAGCTACCGGCCCCGATCAGAGCCCTTCGTCTCCTCGGACCCCAGCGACCCCGTGGAGCTGGTGGTAGCAG cagcccctcccGGGACACCAGGATTTCACCGATGCCAACATCGCGTGCCTGGCGCTGAGCGCCACGGTCCTGCTCATCATGGGACTAATCCTGCCTGA